Proteins from a single region of Macaca fascicularis isolate 582-1 chromosome 5, T2T-MFA8v1.1:
- the GASK1B gene encoding Golgi-associated kinase 1B isoform X1, with protein sequence MTCPDKPGQLINWFICSLCVPRVCKLWSSRRPRTRRNLLLGTACAIYLGFLVSQVGRASLQHGQVAEKGPHRSRDTAESSFPEIPLDGTLAPPESQGNGSTLQPNVVYITLRSKRSKPANIRGTVKPKRRKKHAVASAALGQEALVGPSLQPQEAARAADAVAPGYAQGANLAKMGERPWRLVRGPGVRAGGPDFLQPSSRESNIRIYSESAPSWLSKDDIRRMRLLADSTVAGLRPVSSKSGARLLVLEGGAPGAVLRCGPSPCGLLKQPLDMSEVFAFHLDRILGLNRTLPSVSRKAEFIQDGRPCPIILWDASLSPTSNDTHSSVKLTWGTYQQLLKQKCWQNGRVPKPESGCTEIHHHEWSKMALFDFLLQIYNRLDTNCCGFRPRKEDICVQNGLRPKCDNQGSAALAHIIQRKHDPRHLVFIDNKGFFDRSEDNLNFKLLEGIKEFPASAVSVLKSQHLRQKLLQSLFLDKVYWESQGGRQGIEKLIDVIEHRAKILITYINAHGAKVLPMNE encoded by the exons ATGACCTGTCCAGACAAGCCGGGGCAGCTCATAAACTGGTTCATCTGCTCCCTGTGCGTCCCGCGGGTGTGTAAACTCTGGAGCAGCCGACGTCCAAGGACCCGGAGAAACCTTCTCCTGGGCACTGCCTGTGCCATCTACCTGGGTTTCCTGGTGAGCCAGGTGGGGAGGGCCTCTCTCCAGCACGGACAGGTGGCTGAGAAGGGGCCACATCGCAGCCGCGACACCGCCGAGTCATCCTTCCCTGAGATACCCCTGGATGGTACCCTGGCGCCTCCAGAGTCCCAGGGCAATGGGTCCACTCTGCAGCCCAATGTGGTGTACATTACCCTACGCTCCAAGCGCAGCAAGCCGGCCAATATCCGTGGCACCGTGAAGCCCAAACGCAGGAAAAAGCATGCAGTGGCATCGGCTGCCCTAGGGCAGGAGGCTTTGGTCGGACCATCCCTTCAGCCGCAGGAAGCTGCAAGGGCAGCTGATGCTGTAGCACCTGGGTACGCTCAGGGAGCAAACCTGGCTAAGATGGGAGAACGACCCTGGAGGTTGGTGCGGGGTCCAGGAGTGCGAGCCGGGGGCCCAGACTTCCTGCAGCCCAGCTCCAGGGAAAGCAACATTAGGATCTACAGCGAGAGCGCCCCCTCCTGGCTGAGCAAAGATGACATCCGAAGAATGCGACTCTTGGCGGACAGCACAGTGGCAGGGCTCCGGCCAGTGTCCTCTAAGAGCGGAGCCCGTTTGCTGGTGCTGGAGGGGGGCGCACCTGGCGCTGTGCTCCGCTGCGGCCCTAGCCCCTGTGGGCTTCTCAAGCAGCCCTTGGACATGAGTGAGGTGTTCGCCTTCCACCTAGACAGGATCTTGGGGCTCAACAGGACCCTGCCGTCTGTGAGCAGGAAAGCAGAGTTCATCCAAG ATGGCCGCCCGTGTCCCATCATTCTCTGGGATGCATCTTTATCTCCAACAAGTAATGACACCCATTCTTCCGTTAAGCTCACCTGGGGAACTTATCAGCAGTTGCTGAAACAGAAATGCTGGCAGAACGGCCGAGTACCCAAGCCTGAATCGGGTTGTACTGAAATACATCATCATGAGTGGTCCAAGATGGCACTCTTTGATTTTTTGTTACAG ATTTATAATCGCTTAGATACAAATTGCTGTGGATTCAGACCTCGCAAGGAAGATATCTGTGTACAGAATGGATTGAGGCCAAAATGTGACAACCAAGGTTCTGCGGCTCTAGCACACATTATCCAGCGAAAGCATGACCCAAGGCATTTGGTTTTTATAGACAACAAGGGTTTCTTTGACAGGAGTGAAGATAACTTAAACTTCAAATTGTTAGAAGGCATCAAAGA GTTTCCCGCTTCTGCAGTTTCTGTTTTGAAGAGCCAGCACTTACGGCAGAAACTCCTTCAGTCTCTGTTTCTTGATAAAGTGTATTGGGAAAGTCAAGGAGGTAGACAAGGAATTGAAAAGCTTATTGATGTAATAGAACACAGAGCCAAAATTCTTATCACCTATATCAATGCACACGGGGCCAAAGTATTACCTATGAATGAATGA
- the GASK1B gene encoding Golgi-associated kinase 1B isoform X2 has protein sequence MTCPDKPGQLINWFICSLCVPRVCKLWSSRRPRTRRNLLLGTACAIYLGFLVSQVGRASLQHGQVAEKGPHRSRDTAESSFPEIPLDGTLAPPESQGNGSTLQPNVVYITLRSKRSKPANIRGTVKPKRRKKHAVASAALGQEALVGPSLQPQEAARAADAVAPGYAQGANLAKMGERPWRLVRGPGVRAGGPDFLQPSSRESNIRIYSESAPSWLSKDDIRRMRLLADSTVAGLRPVSSKSGARLLVLEGGAPGAVLRCGPSPCGLLKQPLDMSEVFAFHLDRILGLNRTLPSVSRKAEFIQDGRPCPIILWDASLSPTSNDTHSSVKLTWGTYQQLLKQKCWQNGRVPKPESGCTEIHHHEWSKMALFDFLLQVSRFCSFCFEEPALTAETPSVSVS, from the exons ATGACCTGTCCAGACAAGCCGGGGCAGCTCATAAACTGGTTCATCTGCTCCCTGTGCGTCCCGCGGGTGTGTAAACTCTGGAGCAGCCGACGTCCAAGGACCCGGAGAAACCTTCTCCTGGGCACTGCCTGTGCCATCTACCTGGGTTTCCTGGTGAGCCAGGTGGGGAGGGCCTCTCTCCAGCACGGACAGGTGGCTGAGAAGGGGCCACATCGCAGCCGCGACACCGCCGAGTCATCCTTCCCTGAGATACCCCTGGATGGTACCCTGGCGCCTCCAGAGTCCCAGGGCAATGGGTCCACTCTGCAGCCCAATGTGGTGTACATTACCCTACGCTCCAAGCGCAGCAAGCCGGCCAATATCCGTGGCACCGTGAAGCCCAAACGCAGGAAAAAGCATGCAGTGGCATCGGCTGCCCTAGGGCAGGAGGCTTTGGTCGGACCATCCCTTCAGCCGCAGGAAGCTGCAAGGGCAGCTGATGCTGTAGCACCTGGGTACGCTCAGGGAGCAAACCTGGCTAAGATGGGAGAACGACCCTGGAGGTTGGTGCGGGGTCCAGGAGTGCGAGCCGGGGGCCCAGACTTCCTGCAGCCCAGCTCCAGGGAAAGCAACATTAGGATCTACAGCGAGAGCGCCCCCTCCTGGCTGAGCAAAGATGACATCCGAAGAATGCGACTCTTGGCGGACAGCACAGTGGCAGGGCTCCGGCCAGTGTCCTCTAAGAGCGGAGCCCGTTTGCTGGTGCTGGAGGGGGGCGCACCTGGCGCTGTGCTCCGCTGCGGCCCTAGCCCCTGTGGGCTTCTCAAGCAGCCCTTGGACATGAGTGAGGTGTTCGCCTTCCACCTAGACAGGATCTTGGGGCTCAACAGGACCCTGCCGTCTGTGAGCAGGAAAGCAGAGTTCATCCAAG ATGGCCGCCCGTGTCCCATCATTCTCTGGGATGCATCTTTATCTCCAACAAGTAATGACACCCATTCTTCCGTTAAGCTCACCTGGGGAACTTATCAGCAGTTGCTGAAACAGAAATGCTGGCAGAACGGCCGAGTACCCAAGCCTGAATCGGGTTGTACTGAAATACATCATCATGAGTGGTCCAAGATGGCACTCTTTGATTTTTTGTTACAG GTTTCCCGCTTCTGCAGTTTCTGTTTTGAAGAGCCAGCACTTACGGCAGAAACTCCTTCAGTCTCTGTTTCTTGA